A part of Cannabis sativa cultivar Pink pepper isolate KNU-18-1 chromosome 6, ASM2916894v1, whole genome shotgun sequence genomic DNA contains:
- the LOC115695707 gene encoding dual specificity protein phosphatase 1 isoform X1: MSNRHAFALFRLEFLWVEFCVSANLITRKLFGVQMESLDESLSKLSAMRRVMVMKRYLQKDKVPSKIEECLFLGSLEAARNKSELKELKITHILTVAHCLVPIYPDEFVYKIISVADKEDTDIKQFFDECFNFIDEAKRTGGSVLVHCVVGKSRSATIVVAYLMRQHGMSLSEALKLVRSKRPIVAPNSGFLSQLKEFEKSPICKHFFPSNFGFSSYKPM; encoded by the exons ATGAGTAATCGCCACGCTTTTGCACTGTTTCGTTTGGAATTTTTATGGGTGGAATTCTGTGTTTCTGCCAATTTAATTACACg GAAGCTTTTTGGAGTACAAATGGAGTCACTGGATGAATCCCTAAGTAAATTGTCAGCAATGCGGCGAGTGATGGTTATGAAAAGATATTTACAAAAGGATAAAGTTCCTTCAAAAATTGAGGAG TGTCTCTTTTTGGGATCTCTTGAAGCTGCAAGAAACAAGAGTgagctgaaagagttaaaaaTTACTCATATTTTAACTGTGGCTCATTGTTTGGTGCCAATATATCCAGATGAGTTTGTTTACAAGATCATAAGTG TTGCTGATAAAGAAGATACAGATATTAAGCAGTTCTTTGATGAGTGTTTCAATTTTATTGACGAAGCAAAAAGAACAGGTGGTAGTGTGTTGGTTCATTGCGTGGTAGGAAAATCCAGAAG CGCAACTATTGTCGTTGCATATCTAATGAGACAACATGGAATGAGCCTTTCTGAAGCCCTGAAGCTTGTGAGGAGTAAAAGGCCAATAGTTGCTCCGAATTCTGGTTTTCTTTCACAACTTAAGGAATTCGAAAAATCTCCTATTTGTAAGCATTTCTTTCCTTCTAACTTTGGTTTCAGCTCATATAAACCAATGTGA
- the LOC115695707 gene encoding dual specificity protein phosphatase 1 isoform X2: MSNRHAFALFRLEFLWVEFCVSANLITRKLFGVQMESLDESLSKLSAMRRVMVMKRYLQKDKVPSKIEECLFLGSLEAARNKSELKELKITHILTVAHCLVPIYPDEFVYKIISVADKEDTDIKQFFDECFNFIDEAKRTGGSVLVHCVVGKSRSATIVVAYLMRQHGMSLSEALKLVRSKRPIVAPNSGFLSQLKEFEKSPICLRSSSNYFTQVD, from the exons ATGAGTAATCGCCACGCTTTTGCACTGTTTCGTTTGGAATTTTTATGGGTGGAATTCTGTGTTTCTGCCAATTTAATTACACg GAAGCTTTTTGGAGTACAAATGGAGTCACTGGATGAATCCCTAAGTAAATTGTCAGCAATGCGGCGAGTGATGGTTATGAAAAGATATTTACAAAAGGATAAAGTTCCTTCAAAAATTGAGGAG TGTCTCTTTTTGGGATCTCTTGAAGCTGCAAGAAACAAGAGTgagctgaaagagttaaaaaTTACTCATATTTTAACTGTGGCTCATTGTTTGGTGCCAATATATCCAGATGAGTTTGTTTACAAGATCATAAGTG TTGCTGATAAAGAAGATACAGATATTAAGCAGTTCTTTGATGAGTGTTTCAATTTTATTGACGAAGCAAAAAGAACAGGTGGTAGTGTGTTGGTTCATTGCGTGGTAGGAAAATCCAGAAG CGCAACTATTGTCGTTGCATATCTAATGAGACAACATGGAATGAGCCTTTCTGAAGCCCTGAAGCTTGTGAGGAGTAAAAGGCCAATAGTTGCTCCGAATTCTGGTTTTCTTTCACAACTTAAGGAATTCGAAAAATCTCCTATTT GCCTCAGATCGTCGAGCAATTATTTCACTCAGGTTGATTAA
- the LOC115695707 gene encoding dual specificity protein phosphatase 1 isoform X3, with amino-acid sequence MSNRHAFALFRLEFLWVEFCVSANLITRKLFGVQMESLDESLSKLSAMRRVMVMKRYLQKDKVPSKIEECLFLGSLEAARNKSELKELKITHILTVAHCLVPIYPDEFVYKIISVADKEDTDIKQFFDECFNFIDEAKRTGGSVLVHCVVGKSRSATIVVAYLMRQHGMSLSEALKLVRSKRPIVAPNSGFLSQLKEFEKSPICKDKAKAEKQ; translated from the exons ATGAGTAATCGCCACGCTTTTGCACTGTTTCGTTTGGAATTTTTATGGGTGGAATTCTGTGTTTCTGCCAATTTAATTACACg GAAGCTTTTTGGAGTACAAATGGAGTCACTGGATGAATCCCTAAGTAAATTGTCAGCAATGCGGCGAGTGATGGTTATGAAAAGATATTTACAAAAGGATAAAGTTCCTTCAAAAATTGAGGAG TGTCTCTTTTTGGGATCTCTTGAAGCTGCAAGAAACAAGAGTgagctgaaagagttaaaaaTTACTCATATTTTAACTGTGGCTCATTGTTTGGTGCCAATATATCCAGATGAGTTTGTTTACAAGATCATAAGTG TTGCTGATAAAGAAGATACAGATATTAAGCAGTTCTTTGATGAGTGTTTCAATTTTATTGACGAAGCAAAAAGAACAGGTGGTAGTGTGTTGGTTCATTGCGTGGTAGGAAAATCCAGAAG CGCAACTATTGTCGTTGCATATCTAATGAGACAACATGGAATGAGCCTTTCTGAAGCCCTGAAGCTTGTGAGGAGTAAAAGGCCAATAGTTGCTCCGAATTCTGGTTTTCTTTCACAACTTAAGGAATTCGAAAAATCTCCTATTT GTAAAGACAAAGCAAAAGCTGAGAAACAGTGA
- the LOC115695707 gene encoding dual specificity protein phosphatase 1 isoform X4, with amino-acid sequence MESLDESLSKLSAMRRVMVMKRYLQKDKVPSKIEECLFLGSLEAARNKSELKELKITHILTVAHCLVPIYPDEFVYKIISVADKEDTDIKQFFDECFNFIDEAKRTGGSVLVHCVVGKSRSATIVVAYLMRQHGMSLSEALKLVRSKRPIVAPNSGFLSQLKEFEKSPICKHFFPSNFGFSSYKPM; translated from the exons ATGGAGTCACTGGATGAATCCCTAAGTAAATTGTCAGCAATGCGGCGAGTGATGGTTATGAAAAGATATTTACAAAAGGATAAAGTTCCTTCAAAAATTGAGGAG TGTCTCTTTTTGGGATCTCTTGAAGCTGCAAGAAACAAGAGTgagctgaaagagttaaaaaTTACTCATATTTTAACTGTGGCTCATTGTTTGGTGCCAATATATCCAGATGAGTTTGTTTACAAGATCATAAGTG TTGCTGATAAAGAAGATACAGATATTAAGCAGTTCTTTGATGAGTGTTTCAATTTTATTGACGAAGCAAAAAGAACAGGTGGTAGTGTGTTGGTTCATTGCGTGGTAGGAAAATCCAGAAG CGCAACTATTGTCGTTGCATATCTAATGAGACAACATGGAATGAGCCTTTCTGAAGCCCTGAAGCTTGTGAGGAGTAAAAGGCCAATAGTTGCTCCGAATTCTGGTTTTCTTTCACAACTTAAGGAATTCGAAAAATCTCCTATTTGTAAGCATTTCTTTCCTTCTAACTTTGGTTTCAGCTCATATAAACCAATGTGA
- the LOC115695707 gene encoding dual specificity protein phosphatase 1 isoform X5 → MESLDESLSKLSAMRRVMVMKRYLQKDKVPSKIEECLFLGSLEAARNKSELKELKITHILTVAHCLVPIYPDEFVYKIISVADKEDTDIKQFFDECFNFIDEAKRTGGSVLVHCVVGKSRSATIVVAYLMRQHGMSLSEALKLVRSKRPIVAPNSGFLSQLKEFEKSPICKDKAKAEKQ, encoded by the exons ATGGAGTCACTGGATGAATCCCTAAGTAAATTGTCAGCAATGCGGCGAGTGATGGTTATGAAAAGATATTTACAAAAGGATAAAGTTCCTTCAAAAATTGAGGAG TGTCTCTTTTTGGGATCTCTTGAAGCTGCAAGAAACAAGAGTgagctgaaagagttaaaaaTTACTCATATTTTAACTGTGGCTCATTGTTTGGTGCCAATATATCCAGATGAGTTTGTTTACAAGATCATAAGTG TTGCTGATAAAGAAGATACAGATATTAAGCAGTTCTTTGATGAGTGTTTCAATTTTATTGACGAAGCAAAAAGAACAGGTGGTAGTGTGTTGGTTCATTGCGTGGTAGGAAAATCCAGAAG CGCAACTATTGTCGTTGCATATCTAATGAGACAACATGGAATGAGCCTTTCTGAAGCCCTGAAGCTTGTGAGGAGTAAAAGGCCAATAGTTGCTCCGAATTCTGGTTTTCTTTCACAACTTAAGGAATTCGAAAAATCTCCTATTT GTAAAGACAAAGCAAAAGCTGAGAAACAGTGA